A segment of the Mytilus trossulus isolate FHL-02 chromosome 12, PNRI_Mtr1.1.1.hap1, whole genome shotgun sequence genome:
acatctagaaattgacaatgagggtcggtgcaaacaaaactttacgacaaaagagttgatttcagctttccaattgtgaactttcaatttctaagtAGCACCATTCCAGCAGCACCGGCATACGAGgtatatatatctcccaattgaaacGATGTTACCTTGCTTGCATTTCCTaccatgattttcttgatagaaggatgctgctcacaaggaagctgtTAAAGCAAGAGTCCaaaatggtaaagttgaaatcatcacttcgtaaattttacgtaCGCCATCTGGAGTTGGTTgcccgttatggaataaccgtttcacaaatgatatcagatatgttccttacgtcgtaattataatccccttcccttttataaatgtgacctaccgaaaaagactatttaccggatttgttatctcataaacAACATGGCGGGTGCCaaatgtgaagcaggatctgcttacccttccggaacacaTTAGATCACCTGTAGTTTTTGATAgtgtttgtgttgcttattctttagttttctatattgtgttatgtgtactattgtttgtctgtttgtctttttcttttttagccatggcgttgtcagtttattttcgatttatgaatttgactgtccctctggtatctttcgtccctcttttaccgTTATCAATAGTATATTGACTATATAATGTGCTATCGTTCACattgattaaaatgttttaaaccatTGCATTGCTATGTACTTGCTAAACATATCTGTTCAAATTTACTATCATTTGTATCTGGTAAAAATGATCGTTTGTAACACTTATCTGAACACCTTTACATGATAATTGTagtatgaaaataataatagatattgttttaatataaataaagtaaacatcAGTCATTATGTTTTAGAAACCAAATTGAATGGAACGTGCGAGTCTCCAACGGAATGTGGTGACACGTTACAGTGCACAGATAATGTATGTGTGTGTTGTGAAACAGACTACTGGGATGGAAAATATTGTGTCAAACGTTAGTTTTGTTTATGCTTATTATACATAGTCTTACgaattgaattttgaacaattgtgtgctgcataaataaaaaatactttacctgctaatttttttcaaaatctaataaATGCTTCTTGATAACCCCAACCATCAAGCTCATCGAGTATTGATACAGTTTAGTTTTTAGATTACGGTATGACTAAGGAGCGGTTTAGGCGCAACTAAATTCGTAAAGTATTGTATTGATTTTAATCATAGCATGATTAGTAAATGAAATGTTAATGTGTTTATTGTTGCAATATTAATGTAATGAtctaaccccaccaaaaacatcAGAAATTTAATGTAACACACTGTTAAAAGAAAGGTTTACAATATTGCAATTTGTAATTTATCTTGTGATGACACAAATCATGATAACTGTTTGAATATACCTGCTGTCAAACTATCATTGAATTTAGGCCACAATAATTTACCAATATTCAAATGTGTTCTGTCCTTTGGAAAGacacaaaggagtaggtccggtaagggccgattttggcctcaattttcaagttcatctgacgaaatatTTTAGAGACTTTTctaacacttaagtgtctatttcaattgattcaattagtttttgtgaaagatttaaacTAATTACGTCATTGAAAACGCTCCGATTccagcttaaatatgaaaaatctatcaaatttgcCCAAAAATcttcacttttcagatgttttttgtcaaaaaaggaagtggccgcattcgtgttcatcctgaacctttatatatattatgtattatcatcaaatacaactaacatttcaatattatgaatgaacacgaatgtggccactttcattttacacagaaaccgtctaaaatataactaaaatgctacaattgtgaagatttcagtaatttagaatgactttatgatgctagtacacgatatatgtgcattgtattgtccaAAActgcccatatttatgtagaagAATCATCCCACTTTCCAAAAAATAGCATAACGATTACATcatcacaattttgtaaactgCTAtaatttggggccaaaaaggggtcttactgaacctactcctttcgaTTGTAATTGCATGATGGATTCTCATAAGTTCAAACGATGGTAGGGTCTGTTACGATGTATGAAATTGTTTATTcttatgataaaattaaaagaaagtaCACATGATTCATAATGAACACCACTTCAAGAAACGTTTTACAGTTTTAttatacatattgcttgtttaattaaaaagatttaGTCTAAGGAAAACGTCTTCTCTTATTACACATAGTTTATACTCATatctatttacaaaaaaaaccaggaaAAGGGTATAACAGTTTATGCAGTAATCATTCAGAATGTATGAAGGAGTACACTTGTACAAACAACTGTGTGTGCTTTGATACTGCATATTGGAATGGTCATACATGCGGTGAGTTAAGTAGATAGTAAACTAAGGctcataaatattaaaatacatatttaaatatggacaattagttatcaaaggtaccaggattataatttagtacgccagacgcgcgtctcgtctacataagactcatcagtgacgctcatctcaaaatgtttataaagcaAAAAGTagtacaaagatgaagagcattgaggatccaagattccaaaaggttgtgccatatacagctaaggtaatctatgcctgggataagaaaatcttcATAAACTGgatacaaaatgtaaatgaatataacaaaaaaatgaacaaaagctATCTCTCTCTGATATTGCACACATAGTGACATTACTACTTTGTTTTTCTTATCAATATGTTCATTGATTGGTGTACTTTGCACttcctcaggaatagataaGTCTTTCTGTATTGAGAAAAACCTTTCGGAGACTTCAATGGTTTTTGACAAAGTACTTTATTAAGCATTGTAACTTTTTTATTCACGCGTCATGAATTAATTAATTGTGAACggaacgctcgtctggcgttcAAAACTATCAGACTAGTACCATTGATGAGATTTTCTTGCTTacaattgaaacatttaaatatattatagtgtgttttttttattacatccATGTAATGTCATATTGGGGTCTTTTGTTCTAGTGCAACAAACTGAATGTGAAGACGTCCAATCTGACTGGGGCGGGGTATATATTGTAAGGCCAATCGGAAGTCCGTCCCCAGTTAAAGTATACTGTGTCATAAAAGGAAGTGAAAAATGGACGGTAAGTCTAACCACTAACATGTATAATTACTGGTTTAGTCATTGGTGTCACAAGTCACaagcaaaatttgaatataatatttaGATTTCTTGTGTTTCAAATGTTTATTAGCACCATTTAGTATTTTTTAATTCCttattttagactaaaatggaACCAAAACTAGAAGCCTAATCCAAGTGCAAGTCCTGTTATGCtatctgtttttattttggtttttgtgGGAGGGGGCGTATTGTTATTAACCATACAATTATTGATATGATCCATTTCCGTTTAAAAGGTTATACAGAGAAGGCAAAGTAGCACAGTAAACTTCTACAGAGGCTGGTCAGATTACAAATCTGGATTCGGAGATGTGGAGGGCAACCATTGGCTTGGTAAGACAATGTCGGTGTTTGTATacatttgtgtttttaaaaatcaccaAACATAATTAGATTCATGTGCATCAATTATTCGTCATGCAAAACTATTCAACTCTCTTTTTAAAATCGACATAATGAAAAGGTGCTTTGATATCGTGTCGATTTACAATTTAACTGTCAAAACAAAGGCAGTGCGtaataaattttttttgaatttacaatttaaacatGGTGTATGTTTGCAAAATTTATACTCATTTGACGATCACCCTAGTATTATGattatgtaaaaagtaaaataccaaACCCATAGGAAGAAGTAAAacgtaatcaaatggcaaaatcaaaagtttaaacacatcaaacgaatagataacaactgtcgcATTCCTGAATTGGCACAGacatttgttttatgtaaaaaaaaaaccggatTGAATACAGGTTATGTTTTAAATCATTCtactattttttatcatttaaatgcaGGAAATGATAATATCCACTACATATCCTCTAGTGGGCCTCATGAGTTACGTGTTGAGTTAAAGGATTGGAATGGATTAACTGCCTATGCTGAGTATTCAACACTTATGATTGGAGATGAAAGTAGCAAATACGTCCTTGCAGTCGGTGGATATTCCGGAACAGCTGGTAATATTGTACACAGATGTTAAAAACCTCTTTGTTCGttgttttcgatttattagCGTAtgtcctttggtatctttcgtctgtTTTAAGgaaaatagatgaaaaataaacatgctcttaaaaaacaaaattaaaaaataaaaataaacaatacacaatAGACTTCACTCAAATCACCAATTAAGCAAAATGGGCAACACCGAAGAAATTGTCAATAAACACCTCTTACTTCACGATTGTTACTGGTCATATTTTTACGTTGTTGTCATATACAAGGAAAAAGGGGAGGATTATGGTTATGACAAATTGAGTATAACCTTGATCATCTGTGAAGaatctacttttttttattaagttattCAAACAATTTAAGTTGTAAAAGTTTGTGTTATAAAATAGGTACAAAATTTCTTGTTGTTTATGCTGCAAGTCCTCGATACTGGATAATGACATCTAAATTTTACAGTGAAAAATGTCATCCCAATTTTTTAGTCATGTACAATAACAAAATTAGACGGAAAACGACTTTGGACCAAACATGACTTCTTGTTGTCCTTCTTGACTATCGGGGGTCATGtaactgtgcccctttaatagcagatttatttctatattgctatgaatctcagtttatgaccaaactcagtaaagacccatcattgttacatttggttgatacattcaaaaatacctaccgttatctggatgaaattttttcgttgaataatccagagttctctaaatatacttcagaaatttacccaaacgaacttactttaactaaatctaacataaacagcagcagttgtccttttctagatttagacatttcaatttcaaacgggaaacttcacactaaaatttacgacaaaagagacgatttttcatttcctattgttaattttccttttttagacggcgatgtgcctttggctccatcatacggtgtttatatatcgcaactcgttcggtttgcccgtgtgtgttctgatgtcatagattttaacgaacgtaatcaatgcatcactggtaaattgttgtgtcagggatttcgataccataaattacttaaaacttttactaaattctttcatagatacaaagatttgattagtaaatttggctatacctgtagaaagcttattaaaaatggtatttctcatcctaaattttatggtaatattgtacttaaagcgaggaaatcactatgtgatccttgtaaactcatcgaacctttgaacaaacttataagtaagggttatcgtaccaatattgtaattagatctctgaatatagttcacattggcactaatattgattttgtcattagcaaattaaaacataactaaatttcattatcttttgaggcgagatgtataggggacacagccacgttaacttttatttctatagaagtcgctcttcactatactactacctgtcgatacatttatttttggcattgcacaagtcatgtcttctttgactattaatgacgttaaaatactaaatccctgtgatgtgttttagtcgattttagtctctgatgcatgattttttactattaattggttttggcttttaactagctgtcagtaactgcgagtactctcaaatcgtattttcttgttaattcgacctgttgatactgtttataatgcttttttgtcattttttatttatatggatcttggctgtataccagctttgattatttgtaatatcttcaatttttcacttattcttacaacatttgtataaacttcaagattataaaaaaccggtttttttctaaagtgaacattgattggttaaatatttctcagtgtgtttgaatttatttgatagccttttggtcatgactgtttgtctctaatatttaattaactgtgcatttgtattcagatatcgcagatcaaatttattcgttctttgtgtaatcatacgttttttgattgagttaagtctgctaattgatattttatcgtatgtttttatatgttgtgatgttatgctattgtttcagaaaaagggagaaggtttgggcccattaaaacgtttaatcccgctgcaaatgtttgcacctgtcctaagtcaggaatctgatgtacagtagttgtcgtttgtttatgtaatatatacgtgtttctcgtttctcgttttgtttatatagattagaccgttggttttcccgtttgaatggttttacactagtaattttggggccctttatagcttgttgttcggtgtgagccaaggctctctgttgaaggccgtactttaacctataatggtttaatttttaaattgttatttggatggagagttgactcattggcactcacaccacatcttcctatatctattgacattaGAATTGttacaaataacaattaatgaTCATATTGGTAAttgtataatgaaataaatatgataagCAATATATAGTCTGTTCACCATTCCTCACATAGAAATGGAGGCATGAAATACCAAGTTTGATCACAACACACCGTAGACACGGGTTTTTATCATTGTGAAAGTTCCTCCATCAGTATATTGTCATTCGTGGAGATTCCTGTATAATACTGATATTTTCTTACGATCAACCAAATAGTTAACTTTCGAATATATAACtgtaaatttattgaaactttcaTCCTTCTCCTGTCTATACTGTTATGATGCAAAACACTAGCTGTAGAATACCATATCAACTTGGATATCAATACTATTCACGTAGATGCTCTTATGGCCTTCTGAAGAAATAAGTTCATCTAGTGAAGCAATATATTTTGTCGAAAGATTTTGTTCAAACCCAACCCTCAGTGACATTTCATTAAAGTCAAGATAATATGATTTTGTAGTCAATACGATATGAACTATattcgttgttgaaggccgtaaggtgacctatagctgtcaATTTATGTGTCGTTAGGTCTTATTGTCAATTatgccacatctttttatagtagaagatttaaaaaaaattgcagtaTCTTTAAGTTGCAGTTGCATGGGATAGCTACAGTAAAGAAGTTACAATAAAGAAGTCACAgtatttgaatatcataatataaATAGCACCTGTATGAAATGTGCCTCCTTCCAAACTTACAAAACAATTGACGTGATAAGAAACCCAGTTGGTTTCCATAGGACTACTGACTGTTTGTAAGCAAAACACTCTCAttcagtaaaaacaaatgattcGTCTGAGTTGTGtcagtttcaaatattttttgacaatCAAAAGCAGTTTATGAATGTAGCGTTTGTTTTTGAGACTTTCCttaatcatttcaatttttctgattatttttttccgtATAGACAACTCGTGTTTCACAAATTACCTCCATCTGGTATTCTCGAGACCAtatgttttttgtgtatttatttgggacttattacattaatttcaaacatacatgt
Coding sequences within it:
- the LOC134693562 gene encoding fibrinogen-like protein 1, giving the protein MCQTPLFCKDTYYWDGLECSLRKTIKVSCNVSMECADNLHCKGSLCDCKDIEYWNGSRCETRKNVSMECLETRECQQTLYCARDICQCPATDFWNGSLCVLKTKLNGTCESPTECGDTLQCTDNVCVCCETDYWDGKYCVKRKGYNSLCSNHSECMKEYTCTNNCVCFDTAYWNGHTCVQQTECEDVQSDWGGVYIVRPIGSPSPVKVYCVIKGSEKWTVIQRRQSSTVNFYRGWSDYKSGFGDVEGNHWLGNDNIHYISSSGPHELRVELKDWNGLTAYAEYSTLMIGDESSKYVLAVGGYSGTAGDSLQHHNGYTFQTKDVNTGYSTSCQGAWWYAGSCSYTNLNGQYTRGNPYYGQQTTAITWYHWKSQLIGLKETTMMIRRK